The following are encoded in a window of Anopheles stephensi strain Indian chromosome X, UCI_ANSTEP_V1.0, whole genome shotgun sequence genomic DNA:
- the LOC118504069 gene encoding uncharacterized protein LOC118504069 isoform X1: MGRSQSKEQPGGNNPWEAEMVRKQRREQTTRELTQERREQERRALKARQRAEKEAKKQQKKKKKSARKSSSAGGKKQRKSKLDELRDTEPPPIVRKSKAKLEESDYDSEAKRRMQHQLAFNSDIFVLNQLVLGVQFFGNFEREMWETVERNRNEENRRNGKTSRHCKTVILPDRLLEAVDMRVKFYAKHGLHKNRLLPLHTQTCYVVHDNIEITNPGDSSVYSILTDAPIYKLEIEDALDDKLKQTSDGAVRKRRTNCHHGYIKLKSVEFIKPNNPPTLDRMSAAQRIMSYGAEPGPSGLSQKLVSANGMSKVNSLSESDTLEDEEDDDEDDDDGDEDDDEENGREGNRFTKLKYRDSIMVKYPKVGNGVYGKKQPQLMLANAGVPSTSTSSTSPPSSEYDYAYITAINTHQPLSVMRSAGGDEAPVSTTVLPDYCITTISCPIEVNEGYYSDDESEGTDKLSSLYLVKANGGAGGSSRQGGGKTNHLHHHHSNPEYTTERRQYLNSKGFLAYFVNLFQDTLASELDIPAEDLRNATWKGAVVYSGQWEIIPAILCPWPREAIEWVHRKRDVKINPLTRQKFQWPTQPMIQKVKSFGCHVIPIGYAPKQGQNRYRQLEWKIVFPEAERYLESCLTGTQIKIYMITVLLLKTFVEPNLTPGMSMFGMEHLRAHLFWQCETNYAAWPEDYLGEALLRFLNALLDRIKTHTLPDYFLPSRNLFENVPERVLVELHKRIFRITENPVMHMLIALRNLKLPSARLTFYPKIRIKRLYSFLVIDNPLKIVNPMLRDEDENLAAEDSDENDANEREIAVGSMAYYNQQEVESRRKRTRIVRFLVAEQLKKERAVQPERRQSVESIDLTFVFNFQFLPLKHMENLRRQLIYGLFVEHFIEMARVSCGFRTLNQALIYLRQAERLCNLLADDEGIEEARQFLNQIYGLRQELAKANAKGADRPALPKRTSTNEQRPIVSRKVSVARQNSKRTTYTNVRQPSAGGKRQQQQQQKQQQQQPRFFSPDNEDDEDDDDDDDEWEDIERKELGTGRGQRRTSRPRSSQPAGGLRRMPSQQQQHQQQISVQIHAPKSQGGPRRSNGPRRSSDDIDDISRLLGNVTVAPRQGYR, from the exons atgGGCCGTTCGCAGTCGAAGGAGCAACCGGGCGGCAATAATCCGTGGGAGGCGGAAATGGTCCGGAAGCAGCGGCGCGAACAAACGACCCGCGAGCTGACCCAGGAACGGCGGGAACAGGAACGGCGTGCCCTGAAGGCACGCCAGCGCGCCGAAAAGGAGGCCAaaaagcagcagaagaagaagaagaaatcggCACGGAAGAGCAGCAGTGCGGGCGGGAAGAAGCAGCGGAAGTCGAAGCTGGACGAGCTGCGCGACACGGAACCGCCACCGATCGTGCGCAAGTCCAAGGCCAAGCTGGAGGAAAGTGATTACGATTCGGAAGCGAAACGGCGGATGCAGCACCAGCTCGCCTTCAACAGTGATATCTTCGTGCTCAACCAGCTAGTGCTCGGTGTCCAGTTTTTCGGCAACTTTGAAAG GGAAATGTGGGAAACGGTCGAACGGAATCGTAACGAGGAAAATCGTCGTAACGGCAAGACGTCACGCCACTGCAAAACTGTCATCCTGCCCGACCGTCTACTGGAAGCGGTGGACATGCGTGTAAAGTTCTATGCAAA ACACGGGCTGCACAAAAATCGACTACTACCTCTCCATACGCAGACCTGCTACGTCGTGCATGACAACATCGAAATCACGAACCCTGGCGATAGCTCCGTCTACAGTATCCTTACCGATGCGCCCATCTACAAGCTCGAGATCGAGGACGCGCTCGATGACAAGCTGAAGCAGACGAGCGACGGTGCGGTGCGAAAGCGCCGGACCAACTGTCACCACGGTTACATCAAGCTGAAGAGTGTCGAGTTTATTAAGCCCAACAATCCGCCCACGCTCGACAGGATGTCGGCCGCCCAGCGGATCATGTCCTACGGCGCGGAACCGGGCCCGAGTGGACTAAGCCAGAAGCTCGTCTCGGCGAACGGCATGTCGAAGGTGAACAGTCTCAGTGAAAGTGATACTCTCGAGGATGAGgaggacgacgatgaggatgatgatgatggcgatgaggatgatgatgaagagaaTGGTCGGGAAGGTAATCGCTTCACCAAGCTCAAGTACCGCGACAGCATCATGGTGAAGTATCCGAAGGTGGGGAATGGAGTTTATGGTAAGAAGCAACCGCAGCTGATGCTGGCAAACGCTGGCGTACCTTCAACCTCGACCAGTTCTACCTCTCCGCCCAGCAGTGAGTATGACTATGCGTACATTACGGCGATCAACACGCATCAACCGTTGAGCGTGATGCGATCGGCCGGTGGTGATGAAGCGCCAGTCAGTACGACGGTCCTGCCGGACTACTGCATCACGACGATAAGCTGTCCGATCGAGGTGAACGAAGGCTACTACAGTGACGACGAGTCGGAAGGGACGGACAAGCTTAGCTCGCTGTACCTCGTAAAGGCGAACGGTGGTGCGGGTGGCAGTAGTAGGCAGGGTGGTGGTAAGACGAATCacctgcatcatcatcacagcaATCCGGAGTACACGACCGAGCGGAGGCAATATCTCAACTCAAAGGGCTTCCTGGCGTACTTCGTGAACCTGTTCCAAGATACGCTCGCCTCCGAGTTGGACATTCCTGCGGAGGATCTTCGCAACGCTACGTGGAAGGGTGCGGTCGTGTACAGTGGCCAGTGGGAGATCATACCCGCGATCCTGTGCCCTTGGCCACGGGAAGCCATCGAATGGGTGCATCGTAAGCGTGACGTTAAGATCAATCCACTGACGCGCCAAAAGTTCCAGTGGCCGACGCAACCAATGATCCAGAAGGTTAAATCGTTCGGCTGTCACGTCATACCGATCGGATACGCACCGAAACAGGGCCAGAACCGGTACCGGCAGCTCGAGTGGAAGATTGTCTTTCCCGAGGCGGAACGTTACCTGGAAAGCTGCCTCACCGGGACGCAGATCAAGATCTACATGAtcacggtgctgctgctgaaaacGTTCGTCGAGCCGAACCTGACGCCCGGCATGAGCATGTTCGGTATGGAACACCTGCGAGCTCATCTGTTCTGGCAGTGTGAAACCAACTACGCTGCCTGGCCGGAAGACTATCTCGGGGAGGCACTGTTGCGCTTTCTAAACGCACTGCTCGATCGCATCAAGACGCACACACTGCCCGATTACTTTCTGCCAAGCCGGAACCTGTTCGAGAACGTCCCGGAACGGGTACTGGTGGAGCTTCACAAGCGCATCTTTCGCATCACGGAAAACCCGGTCATGCATATGCTGATCGCACTGCGTAATCTGAAGCTACCAAGTGCCCGGTTAACGTTCTATCCGAAGATACGCATAAAGCGACTTTACTCGTTCCTGGTGATAGACAACCCGCTCAAGATCGTCAATCCGATGTTGCGCGACGAGGACGAGAACCTGGCCGCGGAAGACTCGGACGAGAACGATGCGAACGAGCGGGAGATTGCGGTCGGTTCGATGGCGTACTACAACCAACAGGAGGTTGAATCACGTCGCAAGAGGACGCGCATCGTACGGTTCCTGGTGGCGGAACAGCTCAAGAAGGAACGAGCGGTCCAACCGGAACGTCGCCAGTCAGTtgaatcgatcgatttgaCG TTTGTCTTCAACTTTCAGTTTCTGCCCCTCAAACACATGGAGAACCTACGTCGGCAGCTGATCTACGGGCTGTTCGTGGAGCACTTCATCGAGATGGCCCGGGTGTCCTGTGGCTTTCGAACGCTCAACCAGGCGTTGATATATCTACGCCAGGCCGAGCGACTCTGCAATCTACTCGCCGATGACGAGGGCATCGAAGAGGCCCGACAGTTCCTTAACCAGATATACGGGCTTCGGCAAGAGCTGGCCAAGGCTAATGCGAAGGGTGCCGACCGGCCGGCACTACCGAAGCGTACCAGCACCAACGAACAGCGTCCGATCGTCAGCCGGAAGGTGTCGGTCGCCCGTCAAAACAGTAAACGCACCACGTACACCAATGTTCGCCAACCGTCAGCCGGTGGAaaacgacagcagcagcagcagcagaagcagcaacagcaacagccacGCTTCTTTTCGCCCGACAACgaagacgacgaggacgacgatgacgacgacgatgagtgGGAAGATATCGAGCGGAAGGAGTTGGGCACCGGACGTGGCCAACGGCGCACGTCCCGACCGCGCTCGTCACAGCCCGCTGGCGGGTTAAGGCGAATgccgtcgcagcagcagcaacatcagcagcagattAGTGTTCAGATTCACGCACCAAAGTCACAGGGCGGCCCACGGCGATCCAACGGGCCGCGTCGTTCGTCCGACGACATCGACGACATCTCTCGGCTATTGGGGAACGTGACGGTCGCGCCGAGACAGGGCTACCGATAG
- the LOC118504069 gene encoding uncharacterized protein LOC118504069 isoform X3 — translation MWETVERNRNEENRRNGKTSRHCKTVILPDRLLEAVDMRVKFYAKHGLHKNRLLPLHTQTCYVVHDNIEITNPGDSSVYSILTDAPIYKLEIEDALDDKLKQTSDGAVRKRRTNCHHGYIKLKSVEFIKPNNPPTLDRMSAAQRIMSYGAEPGPSGLSQKLVSANGMSKVNSLSESDTLEDEEDDDEDDDDGDEDDDEENGREGNRFTKLKYRDSIMVKYPKVGNGVYGKKQPQLMLANAGVPSTSTSSTSPPSSEYDYAYITAINTHQPLSVMRSAGGDEAPVSTTVLPDYCITTISCPIEVNEGYYSDDESEGTDKLSSLYLVKANGGAGGSSRQGGGKTNHLHHHHSNPEYTTERRQYLNSKGFLAYFVNLFQDTLASELDIPAEDLRNATWKGAVVYSGQWEIIPAILCPWPREAIEWVHRKRDVKINPLTRQKFQWPTQPMIQKVKSFGCHVIPIGYAPKQGQNRYRQLEWKIVFPEAERYLESCLTGTQIKIYMITVLLLKTFVEPNLTPGMSMFGMEHLRAHLFWQCETNYAAWPEDYLGEALLRFLNALLDRIKTHTLPDYFLPSRNLFENVPERVLVELHKRIFRITENPVMHMLIALRNLKLPSARLTFYPKIRIKRLYSFLVIDNPLKIVNPMLRDEDENLAAEDSDENDANEREIAVGSMAYYNQQEVESRRKRTRIVRFLVAEQLKKERAVQPERRQSVESIDLTFVFNFQFLPLKHMENLRRQLIYGLFVEHFIEMARVSCGFRTLNQALIYLRQAERLCNLLADDEGIEEARQFLNQIYGLRQELAKANAKGADRPALPKRTSTNEQRPIVSRKVSVARQNSKRTTYTNVRQPSAGGKRQQQQQQKQQQQQPRFFSPDNEDDEDDDDDDDEWEDIERKELGTGRGQRRTSRPRSSQPAGGLRRMPSQQQQHQQQISVQIHAPKSQGGPRRSNGPRRSSDDIDDISRLLGNVTVAPRQGYR, via the exons ATGTGGGAAACGGTCGAACGGAATCGTAACGAGGAAAATCGTCGTAACGGCAAGACGTCACGCCACTGCAAAACTGTCATCCTGCCCGACCGTCTACTGGAAGCGGTGGACATGCGTGTAAAGTTCTATGCAAA ACACGGGCTGCACAAAAATCGACTACTACCTCTCCATACGCAGACCTGCTACGTCGTGCATGACAACATCGAAATCACGAACCCTGGCGATAGCTCCGTCTACAGTATCCTTACCGATGCGCCCATCTACAAGCTCGAGATCGAGGACGCGCTCGATGACAAGCTGAAGCAGACGAGCGACGGTGCGGTGCGAAAGCGCCGGACCAACTGTCACCACGGTTACATCAAGCTGAAGAGTGTCGAGTTTATTAAGCCCAACAATCCGCCCACGCTCGACAGGATGTCGGCCGCCCAGCGGATCATGTCCTACGGCGCGGAACCGGGCCCGAGTGGACTAAGCCAGAAGCTCGTCTCGGCGAACGGCATGTCGAAGGTGAACAGTCTCAGTGAAAGTGATACTCTCGAGGATGAGgaggacgacgatgaggatgatgatgatggcgatgaggatgatgatgaagagaaTGGTCGGGAAGGTAATCGCTTCACCAAGCTCAAGTACCGCGACAGCATCATGGTGAAGTATCCGAAGGTGGGGAATGGAGTTTATGGTAAGAAGCAACCGCAGCTGATGCTGGCAAACGCTGGCGTACCTTCAACCTCGACCAGTTCTACCTCTCCGCCCAGCAGTGAGTATGACTATGCGTACATTACGGCGATCAACACGCATCAACCGTTGAGCGTGATGCGATCGGCCGGTGGTGATGAAGCGCCAGTCAGTACGACGGTCCTGCCGGACTACTGCATCACGACGATAAGCTGTCCGATCGAGGTGAACGAAGGCTACTACAGTGACGACGAGTCGGAAGGGACGGACAAGCTTAGCTCGCTGTACCTCGTAAAGGCGAACGGTGGTGCGGGTGGCAGTAGTAGGCAGGGTGGTGGTAAGACGAATCacctgcatcatcatcacagcaATCCGGAGTACACGACCGAGCGGAGGCAATATCTCAACTCAAAGGGCTTCCTGGCGTACTTCGTGAACCTGTTCCAAGATACGCTCGCCTCCGAGTTGGACATTCCTGCGGAGGATCTTCGCAACGCTACGTGGAAGGGTGCGGTCGTGTACAGTGGCCAGTGGGAGATCATACCCGCGATCCTGTGCCCTTGGCCACGGGAAGCCATCGAATGGGTGCATCGTAAGCGTGACGTTAAGATCAATCCACTGACGCGCCAAAAGTTCCAGTGGCCGACGCAACCAATGATCCAGAAGGTTAAATCGTTCGGCTGTCACGTCATACCGATCGGATACGCACCGAAACAGGGCCAGAACCGGTACCGGCAGCTCGAGTGGAAGATTGTCTTTCCCGAGGCGGAACGTTACCTGGAAAGCTGCCTCACCGGGACGCAGATCAAGATCTACATGAtcacggtgctgctgctgaaaacGTTCGTCGAGCCGAACCTGACGCCCGGCATGAGCATGTTCGGTATGGAACACCTGCGAGCTCATCTGTTCTGGCAGTGTGAAACCAACTACGCTGCCTGGCCGGAAGACTATCTCGGGGAGGCACTGTTGCGCTTTCTAAACGCACTGCTCGATCGCATCAAGACGCACACACTGCCCGATTACTTTCTGCCAAGCCGGAACCTGTTCGAGAACGTCCCGGAACGGGTACTGGTGGAGCTTCACAAGCGCATCTTTCGCATCACGGAAAACCCGGTCATGCATATGCTGATCGCACTGCGTAATCTGAAGCTACCAAGTGCCCGGTTAACGTTCTATCCGAAGATACGCATAAAGCGACTTTACTCGTTCCTGGTGATAGACAACCCGCTCAAGATCGTCAATCCGATGTTGCGCGACGAGGACGAGAACCTGGCCGCGGAAGACTCGGACGAGAACGATGCGAACGAGCGGGAGATTGCGGTCGGTTCGATGGCGTACTACAACCAACAGGAGGTTGAATCACGTCGCAAGAGGACGCGCATCGTACGGTTCCTGGTGGCGGAACAGCTCAAGAAGGAACGAGCGGTCCAACCGGAACGTCGCCAGTCAGTtgaatcgatcgatttgaCG TTTGTCTTCAACTTTCAGTTTCTGCCCCTCAAACACATGGAGAACCTACGTCGGCAGCTGATCTACGGGCTGTTCGTGGAGCACTTCATCGAGATGGCCCGGGTGTCCTGTGGCTTTCGAACGCTCAACCAGGCGTTGATATATCTACGCCAGGCCGAGCGACTCTGCAATCTACTCGCCGATGACGAGGGCATCGAAGAGGCCCGACAGTTCCTTAACCAGATATACGGGCTTCGGCAAGAGCTGGCCAAGGCTAATGCGAAGGGTGCCGACCGGCCGGCACTACCGAAGCGTACCAGCACCAACGAACAGCGTCCGATCGTCAGCCGGAAGGTGTCGGTCGCCCGTCAAAACAGTAAACGCACCACGTACACCAATGTTCGCCAACCGTCAGCCGGTGGAaaacgacagcagcagcagcagcagaagcagcaacagcaacagccacGCTTCTTTTCGCCCGACAACgaagacgacgaggacgacgatgacgacgacgatgagtgGGAAGATATCGAGCGGAAGGAGTTGGGCACCGGACGTGGCCAACGGCGCACGTCCCGACCGCGCTCGTCACAGCCCGCTGGCGGGTTAAGGCGAATgccgtcgcagcagcagcaacatcagcagcagattAGTGTTCAGATTCACGCACCAAAGTCACAGGGCGGCCCACGGCGATCCAACGGGCCGCGTCGTTCGTCCGACGACATCGACGACATCTCTCGGCTATTGGGGAACGTGACGGTCGCGCCGAGACAGGGCTACCGATAG
- the LOC118504069 gene encoding uncharacterized protein LOC118504069 isoform X2, with amino-acid sequence MGRSQSKEQPGGNNPWEAEMVRKQRREQTTRELTQERREQERRALKARQRAEKEAKKQQKKKKKSARKSSSAGGKKQRKSKLDELRDTEPPPIVRKSKAKLEESDYDSEAKRRMQHQLAFNSDIFVLNQLVLGVQFFGNFEREMWETVERNRNEENRRNGKTSRHCKTVILPDRLLEAVDMRVKFYAKHGLHKNRLLPLHTQTCYVVHDNIEITNPGDSSVYSILTDAPIYKLEIEDALDDKLKQTSDGAVRKRRTNCHHGYIKLKSVEFIKPNNPPTLDRMSAAQRIMSYGAEPGPSGLSQKLVSANGMSKVNSLSESDTLEDEEDDDEDDDDGDEDDDEENGREGNRFTKLKYRDSIMVKYPKVGNGVYGKKQPQLMLANAGVPSTSTSSTSPPSSEYDYAYITAINTHQPLSVMRSAGGDEAPVSTTVLPDYCITTISCPIEVNEGYYSDDESEGTDKLSSLYLVKANGGAGGSSRQGGGKTNHLHHHHSNPEYTTERRQYLNSKGFLAYFVNLFQDTLASELDIPAEDLRNATWKGAVVYSGQWEIIPAILCPWPREAIEWVHRKRDVKINPLTRQKFQWPTQPMIQKVKSFGCHVIPIGYAPKQGQNRYRQLEWKIVFPEAERYLESCLTGTQIKIYMITVLLLKTFVEPNLTPGMSMFGMEHLRAHLFWQCETNYAAWPEDYLGEALLRFLNALLDRIKTHTLPDYFLPSRNLFENVPERVLVELHKRIFRITENPVMHMLIALRNLKLPSARLTFYPKIRIKRLYSFLVIDNPLKIVNPMLRDEDENLAAEDSDENDANEREIAVGSMAYYNQQEVESRRKRTRIVRFLVAEQLKKERAVQPERRQSVESIDLTFLPLKHMENLRRQLIYGLFVEHFIEMARVSCGFRTLNQALIYLRQAERLCNLLADDEGIEEARQFLNQIYGLRQELAKANAKGADRPALPKRTSTNEQRPIVSRKVSVARQNSKRTTYTNVRQPSAGGKRQQQQQQKQQQQQPRFFSPDNEDDEDDDDDDDEWEDIERKELGTGRGQRRTSRPRSSQPAGGLRRMPSQQQQHQQQISVQIHAPKSQGGPRRSNGPRRSSDDIDDISRLLGNVTVAPRQGYR; translated from the exons atgGGCCGTTCGCAGTCGAAGGAGCAACCGGGCGGCAATAATCCGTGGGAGGCGGAAATGGTCCGGAAGCAGCGGCGCGAACAAACGACCCGCGAGCTGACCCAGGAACGGCGGGAACAGGAACGGCGTGCCCTGAAGGCACGCCAGCGCGCCGAAAAGGAGGCCAaaaagcagcagaagaagaagaagaaatcggCACGGAAGAGCAGCAGTGCGGGCGGGAAGAAGCAGCGGAAGTCGAAGCTGGACGAGCTGCGCGACACGGAACCGCCACCGATCGTGCGCAAGTCCAAGGCCAAGCTGGAGGAAAGTGATTACGATTCGGAAGCGAAACGGCGGATGCAGCACCAGCTCGCCTTCAACAGTGATATCTTCGTGCTCAACCAGCTAGTGCTCGGTGTCCAGTTTTTCGGCAACTTTGAAAG GGAAATGTGGGAAACGGTCGAACGGAATCGTAACGAGGAAAATCGTCGTAACGGCAAGACGTCACGCCACTGCAAAACTGTCATCCTGCCCGACCGTCTACTGGAAGCGGTGGACATGCGTGTAAAGTTCTATGCAAA ACACGGGCTGCACAAAAATCGACTACTACCTCTCCATACGCAGACCTGCTACGTCGTGCATGACAACATCGAAATCACGAACCCTGGCGATAGCTCCGTCTACAGTATCCTTACCGATGCGCCCATCTACAAGCTCGAGATCGAGGACGCGCTCGATGACAAGCTGAAGCAGACGAGCGACGGTGCGGTGCGAAAGCGCCGGACCAACTGTCACCACGGTTACATCAAGCTGAAGAGTGTCGAGTTTATTAAGCCCAACAATCCGCCCACGCTCGACAGGATGTCGGCCGCCCAGCGGATCATGTCCTACGGCGCGGAACCGGGCCCGAGTGGACTAAGCCAGAAGCTCGTCTCGGCGAACGGCATGTCGAAGGTGAACAGTCTCAGTGAAAGTGATACTCTCGAGGATGAGgaggacgacgatgaggatgatgatgatggcgatgaggatgatgatgaagagaaTGGTCGGGAAGGTAATCGCTTCACCAAGCTCAAGTACCGCGACAGCATCATGGTGAAGTATCCGAAGGTGGGGAATGGAGTTTATGGTAAGAAGCAACCGCAGCTGATGCTGGCAAACGCTGGCGTACCTTCAACCTCGACCAGTTCTACCTCTCCGCCCAGCAGTGAGTATGACTATGCGTACATTACGGCGATCAACACGCATCAACCGTTGAGCGTGATGCGATCGGCCGGTGGTGATGAAGCGCCAGTCAGTACGACGGTCCTGCCGGACTACTGCATCACGACGATAAGCTGTCCGATCGAGGTGAACGAAGGCTACTACAGTGACGACGAGTCGGAAGGGACGGACAAGCTTAGCTCGCTGTACCTCGTAAAGGCGAACGGTGGTGCGGGTGGCAGTAGTAGGCAGGGTGGTGGTAAGACGAATCacctgcatcatcatcacagcaATCCGGAGTACACGACCGAGCGGAGGCAATATCTCAACTCAAAGGGCTTCCTGGCGTACTTCGTGAACCTGTTCCAAGATACGCTCGCCTCCGAGTTGGACATTCCTGCGGAGGATCTTCGCAACGCTACGTGGAAGGGTGCGGTCGTGTACAGTGGCCAGTGGGAGATCATACCCGCGATCCTGTGCCCTTGGCCACGGGAAGCCATCGAATGGGTGCATCGTAAGCGTGACGTTAAGATCAATCCACTGACGCGCCAAAAGTTCCAGTGGCCGACGCAACCAATGATCCAGAAGGTTAAATCGTTCGGCTGTCACGTCATACCGATCGGATACGCACCGAAACAGGGCCAGAACCGGTACCGGCAGCTCGAGTGGAAGATTGTCTTTCCCGAGGCGGAACGTTACCTGGAAAGCTGCCTCACCGGGACGCAGATCAAGATCTACATGAtcacggtgctgctgctgaaaacGTTCGTCGAGCCGAACCTGACGCCCGGCATGAGCATGTTCGGTATGGAACACCTGCGAGCTCATCTGTTCTGGCAGTGTGAAACCAACTACGCTGCCTGGCCGGAAGACTATCTCGGGGAGGCACTGTTGCGCTTTCTAAACGCACTGCTCGATCGCATCAAGACGCACACACTGCCCGATTACTTTCTGCCAAGCCGGAACCTGTTCGAGAACGTCCCGGAACGGGTACTGGTGGAGCTTCACAAGCGCATCTTTCGCATCACGGAAAACCCGGTCATGCATATGCTGATCGCACTGCGTAATCTGAAGCTACCAAGTGCCCGGTTAACGTTCTATCCGAAGATACGCATAAAGCGACTTTACTCGTTCCTGGTGATAGACAACCCGCTCAAGATCGTCAATCCGATGTTGCGCGACGAGGACGAGAACCTGGCCGCGGAAGACTCGGACGAGAACGATGCGAACGAGCGGGAGATTGCGGTCGGTTCGATGGCGTACTACAACCAACAGGAGGTTGAATCACGTCGCAAGAGGACGCGCATCGTACGGTTCCTGGTGGCGGAACAGCTCAAGAAGGAACGAGCGGTCCAACCGGAACGTCGCCAGTCAGTtgaatcgatcgatttgaCG TTTCTGCCCCTCAAACACATGGAGAACCTACGTCGGCAGCTGATCTACGGGCTGTTCGTGGAGCACTTCATCGAGATGGCCCGGGTGTCCTGTGGCTTTCGAACGCTCAACCAGGCGTTGATATATCTACGCCAGGCCGAGCGACTCTGCAATCTACTCGCCGATGACGAGGGCATCGAAGAGGCCCGACAGTTCCTTAACCAGATATACGGGCTTCGGCAAGAGCTGGCCAAGGCTAATGCGAAGGGTGCCGACCGGCCGGCACTACCGAAGCGTACCAGCACCAACGAACAGCGTCCGATCGTCAGCCGGAAGGTGTCGGTCGCCCGTCAAAACAGTAAACGCACCACGTACACCAATGTTCGCCAACCGTCAGCCGGTGGAaaacgacagcagcagcagcagcagaagcagcaacagcaacagccacGCTTCTTTTCGCCCGACAACgaagacgacgaggacgacgatgacgacgacgatgagtgGGAAGATATCGAGCGGAAGGAGTTGGGCACCGGACGTGGCCAACGGCGCACGTCCCGACCGCGCTCGTCACAGCCCGCTGGCGGGTTAAGGCGAATgccgtcgcagcagcagcaacatcagcagcagattAGTGTTCAGATTCACGCACCAAAGTCACAGGGCGGCCCACGGCGATCCAACGGGCCGCGTCGTTCGTCCGACGACATCGACGACATCTCTCGGCTATTGGGGAACGTGACGGTCGCGCCGAGACAGGGCTACCGATAG